A region from the Tachysurus vachellii isolate PV-2020 chromosome 25, HZAU_Pvac_v1, whole genome shotgun sequence genome encodes:
- the si:dkeyp-97a10.2 gene encoding uncharacterized protein si:dkeyp-97a10.2 isoform X1 — protein sequence MGVGSQCFLASILLQAFAVLQSCLCVSVRFPSQQTVYVVRGQNLVLQAEFELPQGDHVTKVTWKREDEGKGNSGKTITTLAEYPARSSGGRVTLDQGGSVMTLWNYQTTDDGVYTVTVRDQKGGQSSARCTVHEYEAVHHVSVMVNVSHFSLHCMEAWGTEPVFRWLHEKVAVTEAVGRVSADGTSLYLNTALCGHFTCMVSNKLGHSSATYTAVPCEREGRGTAVAIVCLVILLLLAGGLAFLLWRKRFGYSNRRERLREPDEDM from the exons ATGGGCGTTGGATCACAGTGTTTCCTGGCCAGCATCCTGTTACAAGCGTTTG CAGTTCTCCAGAGCTGCCTCTGTGTTTCGGTTCGTTTCCCGAGCCAGCAGACCGTGTACGTGGTGAGAGGTCAGAATTTGGTCCTGCAGGCTGAGTTCGAGTTGCCCCAGGGAGATCACGTCACCAAAGTTACCTGGAAGCGGGAAGATGAAGGAAAAGGAAATTCTGGGAAAACCATAACCACGTTGGCTGAATATCCTGCTAGAAGCTCCGGAGGCCGGGTGACTTTAGACCAGGGCGGATCTGTGATGACGTTATGGAATTACCAGACAACGGACGACGGCGTGTACACCGTCACGGTCCGGGACCAGAAAGGAGGTCAAAGTTCAGCACGATGCACCGTCCACGAATACG agGCTGTGCACCACGTGTCAGTCATGGTGAACGTGTCACACTTCAGCCTGCACTGTATGGAGGCCTGGGGGACGGAGCCCGTCTTCCGTTGGCTCCATGAGAAAGTGGCAGTAACCGAGGCAGTGGGCCGTGTGTCAGCTGATGGAACCTCGCTGTACCTGAACACAgcactgtgtggccacttcacCTGCATGGTGAGCAACAAGCTGGGCCACAGCTCAGCCACCTACACTGCAG tgccCTGTGAGAGAGAAGGCAGGGGCACAGCTGTAGCTATCGTATGTCTTGTGATCTTGCTGCTCTTGGCAGGAGGTCTGGCCTTTCTGCTCTGGAG GAAACGCTTTGGTTACAgcaacagaagagagagacttCGAGAACCAGATGAGGACATGTAG
- the si:dkeyp-97a10.2 gene encoding uncharacterized protein si:dkeyp-97a10.2 isoform X2 codes for MGVGSQCFLASILLQAFVLQSCLCVSVRFPSQQTVYVVRGQNLVLQAEFELPQGDHVTKVTWKREDEGKGNSGKTITTLAEYPARSSGGRVTLDQGGSVMTLWNYQTTDDGVYTVTVRDQKGGQSSARCTVHEYEAVHHVSVMVNVSHFSLHCMEAWGTEPVFRWLHEKVAVTEAVGRVSADGTSLYLNTALCGHFTCMVSNKLGHSSATYTAVPCEREGRGTAVAIVCLVILLLLAGGLAFLLWRKRFGYSNRRERLREPDEDM; via the exons ATGGGCGTTGGATCACAGTGTTTCCTGGCCAGCATCCTGTTACAAGCGTTTG TTCTCCAGAGCTGCCTCTGTGTTTCGGTTCGTTTCCCGAGCCAGCAGACCGTGTACGTGGTGAGAGGTCAGAATTTGGTCCTGCAGGCTGAGTTCGAGTTGCCCCAGGGAGATCACGTCACCAAAGTTACCTGGAAGCGGGAAGATGAAGGAAAAGGAAATTCTGGGAAAACCATAACCACGTTGGCTGAATATCCTGCTAGAAGCTCCGGAGGCCGGGTGACTTTAGACCAGGGCGGATCTGTGATGACGTTATGGAATTACCAGACAACGGACGACGGCGTGTACACCGTCACGGTCCGGGACCAGAAAGGAGGTCAAAGTTCAGCACGATGCACCGTCCACGAATACG agGCTGTGCACCACGTGTCAGTCATGGTGAACGTGTCACACTTCAGCCTGCACTGTATGGAGGCCTGGGGGACGGAGCCCGTCTTCCGTTGGCTCCATGAGAAAGTGGCAGTAACCGAGGCAGTGGGCCGTGTGTCAGCTGATGGAACCTCGCTGTACCTGAACACAgcactgtgtggccacttcacCTGCATGGTGAGCAACAAGCTGGGCCACAGCTCAGCCACCTACACTGCAG tgccCTGTGAGAGAGAAGGCAGGGGCACAGCTGTAGCTATCGTATGTCTTGTGATCTTGCTGCTCTTGGCAGGAGGTCTGGCCTTTCTGCTCTGGAG GAAACGCTTTGGTTACAgcaacagaagagagagacttCGAGAACCAGATGAGGACATGTAG